The genomic segment CAAGCACCACTAACCTTTCTCCACAAATCTCCTTTGCAAACCTCAACCGAAAATCATTGGCCATATCGAACCATTTCCCCAGACACTCCAATGCCACCATCTCAATACTCTGGAGAGGTTTAGAACAAGTGGAGTGTGCCTTTGGGTTCGCTGAATTTAGGGTTGTTGGATTGGGAATGAGATCGGAAGTGAACCCTAGATTAGTTTCCTGATAGACTATTCACgcaaatcatattttatttccCCCCAAATCTTTGAGTTCCTTTCTCGCGGACAATAAGTTATCTTCCTCTCGTGGCGACGGCGAGACTGAAGGCTGCAAATGCCGACATCCCGGTTTCAGGCAGTGACGTTCGCAACAGCATTAGGTTGCTGGTTTGTCGCCTACTACAGGGGAGAAGAGGGTGACCGGGGTTCTTTACGTCTTTTGTCACGATGTCTTGGGGTTTCATGGCGGCTTGCACCTGTTCGTGCAACAGCGTTGACGAGACGGAGGAGGGTCGTGTTGATCCTTATTCGCAAGTTCAGATCTGCAAAAGTTGAGTTACGGTGGCACTACGCCACGGTAGTCCTCATTCTCGCGACGGTAGACGCACTATTAGTGGTGGCCTTCGTTTTGTTTTTTCTGGTTTCCTGTAGGTTGAATGTGTGAGTGGGTTTGGTGGTGGTTTCTACCACCAATGGCGTCTTGCGAAAGAGGGAGAAGAGGTTTAGGTTTTCCGATTCAGATCTGGTCTTCTCTTGCTTCTGGTTGGTGTGATGGTGCTCGCACTTGGCCGCGATGTGGTTTCTGTTCCGATCTAGTTCTCTTGTAGATCTGGGGTTTGATTTTGGATGTTACGGGATGTCGGCATTCGTTGGCTGAAGGCTTCGCTATAAGGTGGCGACGGCGAGACAGAAGGCTTCGCAATGGCATTACTGCGGTGACACTAGGGTTTGCTTGCGGCGGCTAGCGTTTCACTCTTGaggaaaattagggtttctgttgttggggaagatgatgttgatgtgACAAAAACTGGCCATGTCGACATCCTAtctcataaaaaacttaaccccTTTAATCCAATTTAACGGCAAGAGTCCAATTGActcaaattagtattttttttaggactaaattggaaattttaataaaatgggGATCAAACTGAGaaaaaccaacaaaaataaGTACAACTAAAGGGGTTTACCCTAATTTATAATATCAAGACGAAAATAAACTTTGCAGACTATTTTGAATGATTATTCCTCTTGAACATATTAAGTGATgaagaacaaaattatttttttaatagatggTTATTGATGTGAATGAttgctttttttttcctaaaattataGTACAAAAGTTTCTCTGGTGGtgttatgtatatttttttaatgaaatttgttagAGATTCTGGATTTATTAATGTAAAGAAACTAAATTGATGAGATTTAGTTAAGAGAAAAAAGTTGGGCATTACAGGAAGaacagaggagagagaagaaaaaatgtagATTCCTTTGCCACGTCAGCACAGAGTTAACTCTTTTCTGCCAATTTAatggaagggacttgattgctacaatttttactattttggGACAAAATACATGCATTTATAAAAGCGgatactaaacaaaaaaaaatctctcaaTGTAGGGACCAAGTAAACAATTAAGCCATTTTGTTTACTTTACATTAGAGAAGCCTTGTTTGTAGAGTTCGTCATCGATAAGGATATATCGAGCGACCTTGTTCGAATTGATTGAGCTTACCATTTCCTTCTCTTCTTGCTTTTTCATGAAGGCACGTACCTCCTCCCTCCAATCTGGTTGGGTGCTGTAGTGACGGACAATACTTTTATGGTAGGCTTCGTGAAGCACTAAAGAGAGTTGTCCCTTCTCCTTATCGTTTGCCAGCTTGCATAGGGCATATGCTCATGCGCTCTCCGCTTTGGGGATGTGCCTTACCTTTTCCTCCTTGAAGCTCTTCAACAACTTAGTGGCTTTGTAGAAGTATTGTAACAGGTGATCGTccttaatttgaaaatcattGCTTGTTTGTCCTATTGTCAACTGAGAATCTTACTGACACTTGATGGTCGGTGCACCCAAGTCTTTGGCATAGGCAAGACCAACGATTAATGCTTTCTATTCAGCCTGATTGTTGTTAACCTTAAACTTCAAGATGGTCAAACTGCTTCGCAGCGATATCGTGCAGTCACTCAAGGACTACCTTAACTTTGCCTCCCTTCTTATCCGATGAGTCGTTAACGTACAACATCCAGGTTTAGGCGGGCTTACGTCTTTTTGAGGGTAGCTCTATTGCAAAATAAGCCAAGTGTTGTCCGTGCACTGAACTGCGCAACTCGAAGCGCATCCCGAATTCCAGTAACTCCGTTGGGCAAGTACGACCCTTCCTGCTAGATCAAGTTTCCTCAAGATCTTTGCCACTAGGTGATTGATGTGAATGACCACTTCATGACTTTGAAAGTACGATTTTAGTCATCGGACGACCGTTAGCAATGCTAGTGTCACCTTCTCTAACTAGGCGTAACATATCTCTGGGCCCTGCAAGACTCGGCTGGCGAAGTACACCAACTTGAACTCTAGAGTTTCTTAGATTTCTTAGATGAGTGCGGCGTTGATCGTGATGTTGAACACGGCTATTAGTTCAATCCCTTGAACCGGTCAGGCCATTACAGGTGGACTGACCAAAATTCCCTTAGCCTCTGCAAAAGCGGACTCACATTGCTCGTGCCACTTATCAGTTGTGTTCTTCTTCATAACTTTCAAGATAGGCTTTATACGTTAAACTAGGGATGAAATGTGATAGGGAGATCAACCTTCCTACAAACCATTGTATCTCCTTTAAGCTTTGGGGGCTTTTCATCTCAAGGacaatttttcatttgtttggGTTGGCCTACATGTCGCGAGCCGTCAACATGAACCCCAAGAATTTCCCTACAGCTACCCCATTCATTTTGTCGGGTGAAGACGCATCTCATACCTACCCACTTGTCCAAAAACATCCTCTAAATCCTAGACGTGATCTTTTATCGACCGGTTACAAACAACCATGTCATCCACATTAACATCCATACACAGCTCGATCTGATGGCGAAAGACTTTGTCCATCAACCTTTGGTTGGTGGCTCTTGATTCTTAAGCCCGAACAACATCAcgtcataaatataatttacctGCTCAATGATGAACATCGTCTTTTCCCTATCTAAAAGATACATGAAAATTTGGTTGTAGCGGAGGAAACATCCAAAAACTCAGCACTTGATGGTTAGATGCTCCATCTACCAAACCATCTATGCTCGGAAGAGGGTATGCGTCCTTTAAGAGGCTTTGTTGAGATCAATGAAGTATGTGCACATTCTCCACTGATCGTTCGCCTTTTTCACCATTACCACATTGACGAGCCAAATAGTTTATGTGACTTCCTGAACAAATCCAGCCTCCAAGAGCTTCTTTACTTCGACATCCATTGTCTTTCTCTTCTCCTCTTTGAATCGTCTTTTCTTCTGCGCCAATGGACATTCCTCTTTGAAGAGAGTCAACTTGTAGGACATCACACTTGGGTGAATACCCAGCATATCCGTTGTTGTCCACGTAAACAAGTCATCGTTTTCCCTAAGTGTTTCAATCAAGGCCTTTTCTTTCCATTCTTCCATATTACCTTTAATGGAGGTGGTTTGCTCTCTAGAACAAACAACCTTACCTTCCCCTGAGGTTCCATCTGATCCTTTGTGTTTGTTCGAGGGTCCAAGTCAACCATAACCACCTCTAAACGTTTGACCTTTCAGGGGGACAAAGGGCTCCACCTTTAGACTTGCCATGTAACATTCTCGGGTTGTCTTTTGGTTTGTTTATACGATGCATATGGTCCCTCGATCAGAAGGGAACTTCATCATTAGATGTGGGTTGAATAGATTACTCTTAGGCATGGTCACCCAATCAACATGTTGTACAAGGTGTTAGCCTCCACCAATAGGTATCTCATCCTTAACTCCTTGGTGTCTCGTCCCACTTTGAGGAACTTCCTCAAGTCCACATATATCTCCTTATGTCTACCTGTTCCCTTGCAATTCCCATTATTTTCTTGTTGAAGGGGATTATCAAATCCTCGGACAAGTCCAATTTTAGGACATCTTCCAATAAAGGATGTTCACGAAACTTCCCTGGTTTGATGAGCACTTTGCTAACGCTATACCAAGCGATTTTAACGGTGACTACCATAGGATTGTCATGATCTAGGTCAGGTGCATGCAAGTCCTCGtcgaaaaaaataatagataatatGGATCTTGGTTTCTTGTCTACAAGGTAGTCGGTCTTCAGGTCCTTAAGATGCTTTTTACGTGTGCCTTTGCGACTCCTAAGATTGTATTTATGTAACCGCGTAATGGTTGGTCACGCCTCTGTTGCAGCTCCTTACAACATCTATAGTAGTGATCGTTCCTACGAGGAGGATGCTCAGAACTTCCCCTCCATAGGAGACTTTTTTCTGGCCACTCTACATTCACGTACTTCTGTAAATGCCTTACCTGAATCATCTCCTCTATTTTGTCACGAAGGGTAGAGCAATCCTTCATGACATGCCCAAGGTTTTGATTATATCGACAATACTTCTTTCCATCAACATTCCTCAAAGTTGGCCTTTTCTTGATAAAGGGGAGGAGGTTTGCATTGAGTACTTCTACCAAGATCCTCGTCCTAGGTGCGTTCAAGGAAGTGTACTAATTAAACTTAGGCACCAAAAAGGTCATTAGGTCTAGACATACCCCCTTCTTTCCTACCCCAACTGGTTTCTTAACATCCTTTCGCTCTCCTCTGGCAAACATCGCAGCAGCCTTCTCCTACTTCTTGCAAAAGACGTGCATGTCCTCATAAACTCGATTGTCCTCTCTGTAACTCGTCCATGGTTTTCAACAGCCTAGAACACAAAGTTGTTAAGGATCTCTTACCTGCAGAGCGATTTTGTTAAACTGTTCCAGAAGACTTTAGCAATTCATCCTTCCCTTGCTAGATACTGATTAGCGCAAGGTGTGTCAGGCTTCGAACTCGGCTAGAAGTGTGTTGTTTGCcaaaaagagaaattttcatTCTATTGAAAGAGTTAACTAACTCATTAAATAAGAAAGTACGTTGACGGCACAGGTTTTCGATACACTTACCATAAAAACGACACATATTTCACTTACCAATAATATAAAAGGCAAAATACCACGTTAAAACATCTGtgtaaaagaaattaaggaaaaccaaaataaaatgaagaaataaatacaacaaaaagaACGAAGAAAGAAATCAAGGAACATAAGTAAAAACGTTTAGATCTCACAAATATCAAGGTGTAGTGACTAAAAACAGATTTTATAGCATTCAAATATATCAAGATAAACAAaaaatcttctctttttctttcaattcttcCATTAACTCAAAAGATTTGCAAAATGTATTACAAGACCGACAATTTGACACATTGAATAATGTCGTCAACATACATTtaaacatacacacacacacatatatatatatatatatataaaatgtactACCATTTGACCAGTTCAATGAATGACATCAAATATCATACTATTCCTCCGTATGCAATACGCCCTTGTTGACATGaaatatttgttttgatttgacAGTCAAAGTCACCATaagttttagaaattttttgtAGACGATACAGTGCATGAAACTCACTCAAATAAGTTACTAGTCTTAAATTactataaattcaaataaacctAAGCTCTTTAAAATGTCCTTCAAATCCCTTTTTGAAGTCCAAATAAATCCACTTTCAAAGAGACTTACACCACAAGAACTAATGCCTTTTAAGGGGGACAACAATAAATCCAAAGGAAGCCTGACTTTCATACAGAAAAGGAGGCGTACATAAATTAGAAGCATTACTTCTCATGCTTCAAGCAAAGGCAAAGATAGGTCTAACTGTAAAGATCATCTTCATCAGCTCCACCAGCACTTGCAAAAGGGTCTGATGCAGCGCCAGCACCAGCACCACCAGCGCTGGCATCTGAAAACCTGAACTCGGATCCAAACCCTCTTGACTGCTGCAATGTCTGAGCAAATGCCTGGTACTTACGAATGTCAGCATCACTTACACTCCTTCGTGCATATTTCATCGACTCCTCAAAATGAGCTGCCTTGATTTCAGCTACCTCTTCCTCTTCAATATCCTCTTCCATTGCCTCAGGGTTATCTCTTTTCCTCCTCTCTCTCTCAATGTCCTGCCAAGATAATACAGTTCAGCAAATTGCCTTCAATCTGAACTCGgataaaaacattttgaaaagtgaTAATATCAAATTCTTAAAAAGGCTTGTTTTGACGGTCGCatattaattgtaatttatCAAAAACCGTGAGAATAATTAAACTaacacaaatttattatttctaatacTGAAAACTATTCAAAATTTCTCACATATTCTTTAATTGTCATTGCCACGGCATAGTAGCCAATAAATAACACAGAAAAAGGTGTCCTTCAAAGTATACCTTCTCAATGTTCTCCCTTATAGCATACTTGCATGCACGCTGGCAAATTTCAGTGATATCTGCACCACTGAAGCCCTGAGTATACTTGGCCAGAGCTCTAAGGTCAACATCTTTTGAAACAGGAGATTTTCTCAAACAAGCTTTAAATATCTGATGACGGGAATCCTCATCTGGGAGTGGGATATAAATCAATTGATCCAGACGGCCCGGTCGCAGAAGAGCAGGATCTATAATGTCTGGTCGATTAGTGGCCCCAATGATGAACACGGTTTTCTTTGCTGACATACCATCCATCTCTGTAAGCAATTGATTCAAAACCCTGTCAGCAGCACCACCAGCATCTCCTACGCTGCTGCCCCTCTGCAAGATTAAAAACATGCAAGTTTTAAACACAAGTGACAAGAAAAGACAATTAGAGTAGTCTTCTAACTAATCAGCAGGGATGTAAATGCAACAGTATCCTTAGATACCGGTAACTTTTGCCGATGCCATGCCATTGCTTATAGTATGGTATGGTACAAACCTGAGTTGCAATAGAGTCAAGTTCATCAAAGAATAGAACACAAGGAGCAGAACCACGAGCTTTATCAAAAATTTCCCTCACATTAGCCTCACTTTCTCCAAACCACATGGTAAGTAGTTCGGGACCTTTGACACTGATGAAGTTCGCCTGGCATTCATTGGCAATAGCCTTTGCCAAAAGGGTTTTACCACAACCCGGAGGCCCATAGAAAAGAACCCCTTTTGAAGGTGACATTCCAAACTTCTCAAATTTCTCAGGGTGTTCCACTGGATATTGAACAgtctgaaaaaaagaaaatttattaaagccAATATTCAAATGAGAGAAAACATGTAGAGATATATCTCAATGCAGTAGCTCAACTTACCTCTTGAAGTTCTCTCTTCACATTCTCAAGACCACCAATATCTTCCCAGCTGACGTTGGGCACTTCAACGACCTAGTCCATTAATAAACCAATGTTTGCAGATTAAAGTTTGAATAGTGTGATCACACCAGCGTCAACCAAGGAGGAAATAACAAGAGGAGAAAAAACTATGAGAAACTAGTAAAATACTTACTGTTTCTCGGAGAGCAGAAGGATTGCTTGTTCCAAGAGCAGTCTGGAAATGCTCATTTGACACTGCCATTGAGTTTAGTATCTCAGCATCAATGGACTCATCTTCCAAGTCAATGACGTCCATTTTCTCTCTGATGCATTGAAGTGCGGCTTCAGTACACAAAGCAGCCAGATCAGCACCAACATATCCGTGTGTGTCCTTAGCAATCCTTTCTAAATCAACCTGCAAATTATACATCGGACATGTTCTCATATTTCAGACATTCATATCAAACCACGACTAAAGGGAGAAAGAATTCAATCTTAAGAATTCAATCTTACATCATCAGAAAGCTTCATATTTTTTGTGTGTATACGAAGAACCTCAAGGCGACCAACCTCATCTGGAACGCCAATATCTATCTCCCGATCAAACCTACCAAACCTCCTAAGGGCAGGGTCAATGCTATTGGGACGATTTGTGGCTCCAATAACAATTACATGGGCACGTGATTTAAGACCATCCATGAGAGTCAAGAGCTGGGAAACAATTCTCCTCTCAACTTCCCCGTGAGTCTTCTCCCTCTTTGGAGCTATCGAATCTATCTCATCAATGAAGATAATAGAGGGTGCATTCTTCTCAGCTTCTTCAAATGCCTTCCTCAGATTGCTTTCACTCTCACCAGCCAATTTTGACATGATCTCAGGACCATTAATGCAGAAAAAGAAGGCTCCAGTTTCATTTGCAACAGCTCGAGCAATCAAAGTCTTACCAGACCCGGGGGGTCCATATAGCAGAATTCCTTTAGGTGGCTTAACACCAATAGATTTGAACAACTGTGGATGCCTCAATGGCAGTTCCACCAGTTCCCTAATCTGTGCCATCTGCTTTCTAACACCACCAACATCGTCATAACCAACCTCGTCTAACCGATTCTCATCTTCCCTTTTAACAGGCTCTCCCTCACAGAAGATCTCAGTATCAGGAGCAACAACACAATACTCTGCAGGATCGGTTTCAATAACCTTGAACTCTACACTTCTCATCCCACCTCTCACAAGAAACAAGTCACCTTTCCTCACTGGTCTATATGCCTCAAGGAAATAAGCTGGAAAAGTAAAACAGGACTTAATGTACATTTGAGTTAACTTATttctagaaaaaataattacttgaTTAAGCACCGTCCTCACAAAgcttataactaaaaaaaaaataccactCCCTCATAGTTTGCAAATATCGCAAGCCCCTTACACGCTTAGTATTCGTAACAAAAATAATGCAACACAAATGCATGTCCAGCAGGTGAGGTTCAATGAAGAGATTGGTTTCTTTAATTGTTTCGTAAGCACTACTTATTAAAACCCACTTTGATAAACTTCTCCGCAAGTCATCAGTTCTTCGTTAAAACCCTGTTTGGCTTAAATCGTGCCCTCGATTCATGCTATCTTCTTATTTAAGAGAAAAGTTCATCCACACAGAACATAAGactaataattttaagaatgaTATAAGGATTTccaaaatatgatataaaaaaagagTATGCATGTGCACTCACGCTTCAAGTAAGCATCGAAGAGATTCCCAGTAACGCCCTCAATGGTGTCATCGACGGGAAGAATGTGCACTCTCTTTCCGTACTTAACATCAGGGCATGCGTGAACGGAGACAACGTCACCGAGTCTAACCCTAAGGTTGCTCCTGACGACCTTGTTCATCCGTATCTTGGGCTCCTCACAGGTATCATCGGCAAGGGCAATACAGACAGTATCCTTTCTCTTCTTGCCCTAAAAGacaaaaaacaacacaaaatggttataaaaaaattccacTAAAATCCAAACTGAAAACCCTTGGGTGGTTCGTTCACCTTGAGAAGAATTGTGTCTCCGCGGAAAAGCTGGAGC from the Vigna angularis cultivar LongXiaoDou No.4 chromosome 3, ASM1680809v1, whole genome shotgun sequence genome contains:
- the LOC108326080 gene encoding cell division cycle protein 48 homolog, with the translated sequence MANQPESSDAKGTKRDFSTAILERKKAPNRLVVDEAVNDDNSVVALHPDTMDKLQLFRGDTILLKGKKRKDTVCIALADDTCEEPKIRMNKVVRSNLRVRLGDVVSVHACPDVKYGKRVHILPVDDTIEGVTGNLFDAYLKPYFLEAYRPVRKGDLFLVRGGMRSVEFKVIETDPAEYCVVAPDTEIFCEGEPVKREDENRLDEVGYDDVGGVRKQMAQIRELVELPLRHPQLFKSIGVKPPKGILLYGPPGSGKTLIARAVANETGAFFFCINGPEIMSKLAGESESNLRKAFEEAEKNAPSIIFIDEIDSIAPKREKTHGEVERRIVSQLLTLMDGLKSRAHVIVIGATNRPNSIDPALRRFGRFDREIDIGVPDEVGRLEVLRIHTKNMKLSDDVDLERIAKDTHGYVGADLAALCTEAALQCIREKMDVIDLEDESIDAEILNSMAVSNEHFQTALGTSNPSALRETVVEVPNVSWEDIGGLENVKRELQETVQYPVEHPEKFEKFGMSPSKGVLFYGPPGCGKTLLAKAIANECQANFISVKGPELLTMWFGESEANVREIFDKARGSAPCVLFFDELDSIATQRGSSVGDAGGAADRVLNQLLTEMDGMSAKKTVFIIGATNRPDIIDPALLRPGRLDQLIYIPLPDEDSRHQIFKACLRKSPVSKDVDLRALAKYTQGFSGADITEICQRACKYAIRENIEKDIERERRKRDNPEAMEEDIEEEEVAEIKAAHFEESMKYARRSVSDADIRKYQAFAQTLQQSRGFGSEFRFSDASAGGAGAGAASDPFASAGGADEDDLYS